The region GGGCAAGATCGTCGACGTCTTCGCCGGCAAGGAGTACCTCTTCACGGCTACGGTGAACGAGGAGGGCGATATCCTTCTCGCCAAGAACAGCACGATCGCCCAGGAGATGATCAAGCGCTACAACGAGGGTGAGACGATCCGGCTGCGTCCGGTGTGAGGTCGGCAGGCAATATGAGGGTACCAGTATTTGGAGGCGTAGAGTGAGCGGAATTGATATGCGAAGTAATGAACGAGAATGTATCGCCAGATGGGAGCATGCGTTCGAGGCGGACCCGGCGGAGAAGGAGAAGTACTACCTGACCGTGGCATATCCGTATCCGAGCGGTGCGATGCACGTCGGACACGGGCGGACCTACATCGTCCCCGACGTCCTCGCCCGCTACCAGCGGATGAGGGGGAGACAGGTCCTCTTCCCGATGGCGTTCCACGTCACCGGCACCCCGGTCATCGGGATATCGAAGCGGATAGCAAACGGGGATAGGCAGACGATCGGGCTGTATCGCGACCTCTACAGGGTGCCGCAGGACATCCTCGACCGGTTCATCAACCCGATGGAGATCGTCCGCTACTTCTCGGAGGAGTACAAGCGGGTGATGCAGAAATCCGGGCTCTCCATCGACTGGCGGCGCCGGTTCATCACCGTCGACCCCCAGTACAGCAAGTTCATCGAGTGGCAGTACGGGCATCTGCACGAGGACGAGCATGTCGTCAAGGGGGCTCACCCGGTCAAGTACTGTCCCCAGTGCGAGAACCCTGTCGGCGACCACGACCTCCTCGAAGGCGACAAGGCCGAGATCATCAAGTTCACCCTCGTAGTCTTCCGGTGGGGCGATGCCAAGATATCGTGCGCAACGCTCCGGCCCGAGACGGTCTACGGCGTGACGAACCTCTGGGTGAACCCGACCGTCACCTACGTGCGGGCAACTATCGACGGTGAGGAGTGGATCGTAAGCTCGGAGGCGGCGGCGAAACTCAACCTCCAGGACCACGAGGTTCTGGTGACGGAGAAGATACCGGGAACCGCACTCATCGACCAGACGGTCTCCCACCCCTTAAGCGGCGAGATTCCCATCCTTCCGGCGACGTTCGTGGACCCGGACATGGGGACCGGTATCGTCATGAGCGTTCCCGCTCACGCACCCTTCGATTACATCGCGCTCCGCGACCTCCAGCAGCAGGGGAAGTACACGTCCATCCGGCCGGTCCCGCTCATATCGGTCGAGGGTTACGGCGAGATCCCGGCCAAGGACGCGGTCGAGCGGGCGGGCATCCGCGACCAGAACGACCCGGCGATGGAGGCCCTCACCCAGGAGATCTACAGCGCCGAGTTCTCCCGCGGGAAGGTCTTCGATAAGTACGGCGGAAAGCCGGTTCGAGAGGCTCGGGACGACGTGGCGGCCCTGATGATGGAGCGCTACGGTTCCATCCCGATGTACGACTTCGACAACCGTCAGGTTATCTGCCGGTGCGGCGGCAGGGTCTTTGTGAAGATTCTCCACGACCAATGGTTCCTGGAGTACAGCGACCCCTGCTGGAAGGAGCAGGTGAAGACCCAGCTCGAACAGATGGCGCTTGTCCCGCCCGAGGTCAGGGCGGAGTTCGACCGGACGGTCGACTGGCTGAAGGACTGGGCCTGCACTCGAAGGGTGGGGCTCGGCACGAAACTCCCCTGGGACCCGACGTGGATCATCGAGCCGCTCTCCGACTCGACGATCTACATGGCCTACTACACCATCGCTCACCACTTAAAGGCCATTCCGCCGGAGAAGCTCACCCCCGCGGTCTTCGATTACATCTTCTTCGGGGAAGGGTCCCCGGAGACCATCGATAAGGAGACCCTTGACCGGATCAGGAACGAGTTCCTCTACTGGTACCCCTACGACTATCGGTTCTCGGCAAAGGACCTCATATCGAACCACCTCACGTTCCAGCTCTTCCACCACCGGGCCGTATTCCCGCCCGAACTGCAGCCGAAGGGCATGGTGGTCTTCGGCATGGGCCTCCTGAACGGGGCGAAGATGTCGTCGAGCAAGGGGAACGTCTTCCTGCTTGAGGACGCTCTCGAGGAGTTCGGTGCCGATACCGTCAGGATGTTCCTCGTCGGGAGCGCGGAGCCCTGGCAGGACTTCGATTGGCGCAACGAACTTGTCGCGTCGACCAAGAAGCAGATCGAGCGGTTCTGGAACACGATCGGGGAGGCGAAGCAGGCGGAAGGGACGACTCCCATCGACGCTTGGCTCGCAAGCAGGCTCCAGCACCGGATCGAGAGCACCACTGCGGCGCTCGATTCGTTCCAGACCCGGCAGGCGCTGCAGGAGGCGTTCTTCGGGATTGAGGCCGACCTGAAGTGGTACCGCCGCCGCCTGCCCGAGGGTCTGAGCGGCGGGGCGGTGCTGCAGGACCTCTGCCGGACGTGGGTGCGGCTGCTCGCCCCCTTCATCCCCTTCACCTGCGAGGCGCTCTGGAGCGACCTCGGCGAGAGCAATATGGTCTCGTTCGCCCCGTGGCCGGAGGTGGACGAGGCCCGGATCAACCCCGAGGTCGAGCTCGCCGAAGAACTCCTCGAGAGGACGGTCGAGGACATCGAGTCGATCTTGAAGCTCATCCCGATGGAGCCCAAATCCATCAGCCTCTTCGTCGCCCCGGCGTGGAAGCACGAGGCCTTCCGGATCATCGCCGCTTCGGCCGACAAGACGAGAGTGGTGCGGGAGATCATGCAGAACGAGGAGATGCGCAAGCGCGGCCGCGAGGCGACGGACGCGGCGAAGCAGATCACCAAACTGGTGCTGAAACTGCCGCCCGAACTCGTGGCCCAGTTGCAGGCGTCGTCCCTCGACGAGCAGGCGGTCCTCGAGGGCGCTCGGTCGTTCTTGGAGCACGAGTTCGGCGTGCCGGTGACGATCCAGAACGCCGAGGCGAGCAGGCACCCGAAGGCGTCGGGCGCCCTGCCCTTCAAGCCGGCGATTGTGATCGAGTAACTCGATCTACCCTCTTTTTCAGCGCACGCACCTTTCCGCGTCTTCTTCCCCATTCCTTTGCCGGGGCAGGTCCCGGGGTGTGGGGGATGAATGGGCCGGGTTTCCGTCCAATATGGGCAAAACCTTCCTCCGCGTACCTGCCGGAACGGTTGGGATGAGAAAAGAGCCCGTACGGTGGACCGTGGTAGCCGCACCTTCGGTGCTCGAGGTTCGTTCCGGAGGAACGTCGCACCACGCACCTGACGGTGCGCGAACGCCCGCTGTGCCACCGGGCGTTAATCGCAACTGGGGGAGGTAGTCGTGGGGAGGGGGGCCCGCCCCCCTCCCCTGTCCCCACCCCCGGGTGCGATACCCGGTGGAAAGCCGAGGATGGGGTTGGAACCGACAGAACTCGGGAGCTCTGGAAGCCATCCATCAGTTCCTGCTGTTTGAGCAACAACTGCCAAAACACTCGGGAGCACAGCCTCTCTCCACCTGAAACAGGGGCCGCTTCCTATCCCTGCTCTCCGTGCATACGCCCTGCTGCACCAAAAAGTGGGGTAACATCCGGTTCCCGGGCCCGCGAGAAGAAGAGACGGCGGGGCGGAGAGGACAATCCGGTTATTCGCTTGCCTTCGCGGCCTGTTGCGCTTTCTTCGCCCGCTCTTTGGCCGTATACCCGGTCACCTGCTGGAGGTAGTTCCGGAACCGGCGGTTGGTGTCGATGATTGTCTCGTCGCCGGCGTTCATGTCAGCCTCGGTATCGACGAACAGTGTCTTGCCTTTCTCACCGGACCAGACCTCGAGCCGCTGGAGCGCTCCGTACGTGATGGTGTAGTGACCGTCCGCCGACACCACTGGCTCGGTCTCAAACAGGTCGCGGAGACCCTGTACCATAGATTCTGCGAGTTGTTTCGTGTATCCGCGCTTGATCTGGTATTCCTGCATAATATTTTTAAGGGACATCCAACTATGTTAAACTAATCCGAAAGTGAGTGGTTGATCTCATGGACGATATAAAGGTCATATCCAGAGCGCTCGCCGGCGCTGAAAAAACAGTGCTGAT is a window of Methanoculleus sp. 7T DNA encoding:
- the leuS gene encoding leucine--tRNA ligase, whose amino-acid sequence is MRSNERECIARWEHAFEADPAEKEKYYLTVAYPYPSGAMHVGHGRTYIVPDVLARYQRMRGRQVLFPMAFHVTGTPVIGISKRIANGDRQTIGLYRDLYRVPQDILDRFINPMEIVRYFSEEYKRVMQKSGLSIDWRRRFITVDPQYSKFIEWQYGHLHEDEHVVKGAHPVKYCPQCENPVGDHDLLEGDKAEIIKFTLVVFRWGDAKISCATLRPETVYGVTNLWVNPTVTYVRATIDGEEWIVSSEAAAKLNLQDHEVLVTEKIPGTALIDQTVSHPLSGEIPILPATFVDPDMGTGIVMSVPAHAPFDYIALRDLQQQGKYTSIRPVPLISVEGYGEIPAKDAVERAGIRDQNDPAMEALTQEIYSAEFSRGKVFDKYGGKPVREARDDVAALMMERYGSIPMYDFDNRQVICRCGGRVFVKILHDQWFLEYSDPCWKEQVKTQLEQMALVPPEVRAEFDRTVDWLKDWACTRRVGLGTKLPWDPTWIIEPLSDSTIYMAYYTIAHHLKAIPPEKLTPAVFDYIFFGEGSPETIDKETLDRIRNEFLYWYPYDYRFSAKDLISNHLTFQLFHHRAVFPPELQPKGMVVFGMGLLNGAKMSSSKGNVFLLEDALEEFGADTVRMFLVGSAEPWQDFDWRNELVASTKKQIERFWNTIGEAKQAEGTTPIDAWLASRLQHRIESTTAALDSFQTRQALQEAFFGIEADLKWYRRRLPEGLSGGAVLQDLCRTWVRLLAPFIPFTCEALWSDLGESNMVSFAPWPEVDEARINPEVELAEELLERTVEDIESILKLIPMEPKSISLFVAPAWKHEAFRIIAASADKTRVVREIMQNEEMRKRGREATDAAKQITKLVLKLPPELVAQLQASSLDEQAVLEGARSFLEHEFGVPVTIQNAEASRHPKASGALPFKPAIVIE
- a CDS encoding DUF5611 family protein: MQEYQIKRGYTKQLAESMVQGLRDLFETEPVVSADGHYTITYGALQRLEVWSGEKGKTLFVDTEADMNAGDETIIDTNRRFRNYLQQVTGYTAKERAKKAQQAAKASE